A window from Manduca sexta isolate Smith_Timp_Sample1 chromosome 24, JHU_Msex_v1.0, whole genome shotgun sequence encodes these proteins:
- the LOC115446381 gene encoding zinc finger protein 39: MSYKNNCRTCLNSEKEMRNINSTILIGGEDIKLSDILQIFYNYQFTDDPNLPENICINCVHQLTITYSFKLLINTSMKTLTENLNQVDSNSENYECHLESEEKVIGSYKRKKPNKSYVSTDDELRSIFCVECKAEFHSVKYLNEHCMNNHPIKSEIGRDCDYCNEKFDDFRSLVLHRKLHLKPYLCENCWEGFYSENELNTHLCQPNVQKEKNKSEKVLQQCDQCGKSYPPGYIRIHMLTHGNDRPYSCKYCPKKFKVPGGLHSHILWNHKRTRNHKCEVCNATFISSSSRSSHIRKNHLKEKKYRCDNCGKRFFSKSELQRHSLTHTGVKNFHCHLCDKSYQTRYGLNVHLRSHSQITMNVLNL; this comes from the exons ATGAGTTATAAAAACAACTGTCGAACTTGTTTAAACAGTGAAAAAGAAATGCGCAACATAAACTCAACGATACTCATAGGAGGTGAAGACATTAAATTATCAGATATAttgcagattttttataattatcag TTCACTGATGATCCCAATCTACCAGAAAATATTTGCATCAACTGTGTTCACCAACTGACCATCACATACTCCTTTAAACTCCTCATCAACACTAGCATGAAGACATTAACAGAGAATTTAAACCAAGTAGATTCAAACAGTGAAAACTATGAATGTCATTTAGAATCAGAAGAAAAGGTAATTGggtcttataaaagaaaaaaaccaaATAAGTCATATGTAAGTACAGATGATGAGTTGAGATCCATATTTTGTGTAGAATGTAAGGCAGAGTTTcattctgtaaaatatttaaacgaacATTGCATGAACAACCACCCAATCAAATCAGAAATTGGCAGAGATTGTGACTATTGTAATGAAAAGTTTGATGATTTCCGATCCTTAGTATTGCACaggaaattacatttaaaaccaTATTTGTGTGAAAATTGTTGGGAAGGATTTTACAGTGAAAATGAGTTAAATACACATTTATGTCAACCAAATGtacaaaaagaaaagaataagtCTGAGAAAGTGTTACAGCAGTGTGACCAGTGTGGAAAGTCCTATCCACCAGGGTACATACGAATACACATGTTGACACATGGGAATGATAGGCCATACAGCTGCAAATATTGTCCAAAGAAGTTCAAAGTGCCGGGAGGGCTGCACTCACACATACTGTGGAACCATAAACGCACTCGAAATCACAAATGCGAAGTATGTAATGCTACTTTCATATCTTCTAGTTCAAGAAGCTCGCATATTCGTAAAAATCATTTGAAGGAGAAGAAATATAGATGTGATAATTGTGGGAAGAGATTTTTCTCTAAATCTGAACTGCAGAGGCATTCTCTAACTCATACAGGGGTGAAAAACTTTCATTGTCATTTGTGCGACAAGTCCTATCAGACTAGATATGGCCTCAATGTGCATTTGCGGTCACATTCACAGATTACTATGAATGTGCTTAATTTGTAA
- the LOC115446387 gene encoding uncharacterized protein LOC115446387 isoform X1 produces the protein MGDIIEFTTSSKNKRLFYKLSNNGMNFDVKTTGVAIIGLARVLHDRCDVTIIIGADNKTIISDMNGKLVQVNIGDIVNGEEYKKFWFMRDAEYVMYGRLGETDPILRLPFNECDLNYVTFYCHTYIEKVYWRIELPPLLKVPDNKPVTKGKLRWELMDKQLPEDALIGGHEGEPLYIARALLHRSLVLGKYVPSENIAYFSWGGQILREKIFEVLCGYDCMWVPTQEDQIPTRAIEAGYSDIDGEPLYIARVRHRGHLIQGRLQPSQKACYVLYKFQQVTARNYEILTLTQGLLSVNTFLLPNEDTSLSIRNVRDPRCNMWGPLDGDDNEYDIIIDNYL, from the exons ATGGGTGATATTATAG AGTTTACTACATCATCAAAAAACAAgcgtttattttacaaattatcaaACAATGGCATGAACTTTGATGTCAAAACAACTGGTGTTGCTATTATTGGATTGGCAAGGGTTCTGCATGACAGGTGCGATGTGACG ATTATAATAGGAGCCGATAATAAAACCATTATTAGTGATATGAATGGAAAATTGGTACAAGTAAATATAGGAGATATTGTTAACGGAGAAGAATACAAAAAGTTTTGGTTCATGAGAGATGCAGAGTATGTCATGTATGGTAGACTAGGGGAAACTGATCCAATACTTAGACTGCCTTTTAATGAATGTGATCTCAATTATGTTACTTTCTACTGCCACACATACATAGAAAAAGTTTATTGGAGAATTGAAT TGCCACCGTTACTGAAGGTGCCTGATAATAAACCAGTAACCAAAGGCAAACTCCGATGGGAGTTAATGGATAAACAACTTCCTGAAGATGCACTAATTGGAGGCCATGAGGGTGAACCGTTGTACATTGCGAGAGCGTTACTACATAGATCCTTGGTGCTGGGGAAATATGTGCCGTCGGAAAACATTGCGTATTTCTCTTGGGGAGGACAAATTCTTAGAGAGAAAATTTTTGAG gtGCTTTGTGGGTATGATTGTATGTGGGTGCCTACACAAGAGGACCAAATACCAACACGAGCTATCGAAGCGGGATACTCTGATATCGATGGAGAACCACTTTACATTGCCAGGGTACGTCATCGCGGACACCTCATACAAGGCAGATTACAACCCTCGCAGAAAGCTTGTTACGTACTGTATAAATTTCAGCAGGTTACGGCTAGAAACTACGAAATATTAACATTGACGCAGGGTTTACTAAGTgtaaatacgtttttattaCCCAATGAGGATACATCACTTTCTATACGTAATGTTCGAGATCCACGATGTAACATGTGGGGGCCGCTAGATGGCGATGACAATGAGTATGacataattattgataattatttatag
- the LOC115446387 gene encoding uncharacterized protein LOC115446387 isoform X3 translates to MNGKLVQVNIGDIVNGEEYKKFWFMRDAEYVMYGRLGETDPILRLPFNECDLNYVTFYCHTYIEKVYWRIELPPLLKVPDNKPVTKGKLRWELMDKQLPEDALIGGHEGEPLYIARALLHRSLVLGKYVPSENIAYFSWGGQILREKIFEVLCGYDCMWVPTQEDQIPTRAIEAGYSDIDGEPLYIARVRHRGHLIQGRLQPSQKACYVLYKFQQVTARNYEILTLTQGLLSVNTFLLPNEDTSLSIRNVRDPRCNMWGPLDGDDNEYDIIIDNYL, encoded by the exons ATGAATGGAAAATTGGTACAAGTAAATATAGGAGATATTGTTAACGGAGAAGAATACAAAAAGTTTTGGTTCATGAGAGATGCAGAGTATGTCATGTATGGTAGACTAGGGGAAACTGATCCAATACTTAGACTGCCTTTTAATGAATGTGATCTCAATTATGTTACTTTCTACTGCCACACATACATAGAAAAAGTTTATTGGAGAATTGAAT TGCCACCGTTACTGAAGGTGCCTGATAATAAACCAGTAACCAAAGGCAAACTCCGATGGGAGTTAATGGATAAACAACTTCCTGAAGATGCACTAATTGGAGGCCATGAGGGTGAACCGTTGTACATTGCGAGAGCGTTACTACATAGATCCTTGGTGCTGGGGAAATATGTGCCGTCGGAAAACATTGCGTATTTCTCTTGGGGAGGACAAATTCTTAGAGAGAAAATTTTTGAG gtGCTTTGTGGGTATGATTGTATGTGGGTGCCTACACAAGAGGACCAAATACCAACACGAGCTATCGAAGCGGGATACTCTGATATCGATGGAGAACCACTTTACATTGCCAGGGTACGTCATCGCGGACACCTCATACAAGGCAGATTACAACCCTCGCAGAAAGCTTGTTACGTACTGTATAAATTTCAGCAGGTTACGGCTAGAAACTACGAAATATTAACATTGACGCAGGGTTTACTAAGTgtaaatacgtttttattaCCCAATGAGGATACATCACTTTCTATACGTAATGTTCGAGATCCACGATGTAACATGTGGGGGCCGCTAGATGGCGATGACAATGAGTATGacataattattgataattatttatag